Proteins encoded together in one Neobacillus sp. FSL H8-0543 window:
- a CDS encoding diguanylate cyclase: MATNIRHYLNYQYQNVSVLYVEDELFSREKLLRVLKRRFAMVHVAMDGEEGLELYKRHKTDIVIADIKMNQMSGLEMIQKIREINDKAQIIVTTAHDDNDFFIQSIENNVNHFILKPIDLERFLLAIQKSVYQIQLEQEYLKQKKLTRAILDFQDNLIFVIENDEIVEFNQAFSAFTGIEKSQPVHKCKSLSRFFAEDPNYYYPKNEESNWLNSLLTTEKNFAKVRWIGKDGSSVIYYLKVSPIPGERQILIVCTDITALEEESKKNEILAMMDPLTNSYNRLKFDDILTSEISRSERYKHPFSIILMDIDYFKDVNDQFGHQAGDEVLVTISTIIQQRIRECDIFARWGGEKFILLTPNTNEQGAAKLAESIRLLVENFSFNRIGPLTCSFGVAEFVIGKPKRELILEADQALYKSKNRGRNCVSIYNYDS, from the coding sequence TTCGTCACTACCTAAACTATCAGTATCAAAATGTTAGTGTCTTGTATGTGGAAGATGAGTTGTTTTCACGCGAAAAATTATTGCGTGTTTTAAAGCGCAGGTTTGCCATGGTGCATGTGGCAATGGACGGTGAAGAGGGGTTGGAGCTGTATAAACGACACAAGACAGACATCGTCATAGCAGATATCAAAATGAATCAGATGAGCGGGTTAGAAATGATTCAGAAAATCCGCGAAATAAACGATAAAGCGCAAATCATCGTAACCACTGCACACGATGATAATGATTTTTTTATCCAATCGATTGAGAATAATGTCAATCACTTTATCTTAAAACCGATTGACTTAGAACGCTTCTTGTTAGCAATTCAGAAGTCTGTTTATCAGATCCAGCTTGAGCAAGAATATTTGAAACAAAAAAAATTAACAAGAGCGATTTTGGATTTTCAGGATAATTTAATCTTTGTTATTGAAAACGATGAGATTGTCGAGTTTAATCAAGCATTCTCTGCCTTTACTGGCATTGAAAAAAGCCAACCAGTTCATAAATGTAAAAGCCTCAGCCGTTTTTTTGCGGAAGACCCAAATTATTATTATCCAAAGAATGAAGAAAGTAATTGGTTAAACAGTCTTTTAACCACTGAAAAAAACTTCGCAAAAGTAAGGTGGATAGGTAAGGATGGAAGTAGCGTTATTTACTACTTAAAGGTTTCCCCTATTCCCGGTGAAAGGCAGATTTTAATAGTTTGTACAGACATTACAGCCTTGGAGGAAGAAAGTAAAAAGAACGAAATTCTCGCAATGATGGATCCATTGACAAATAGCTATAACCGTCTAAAATTTGATGATATCTTGACAAGCGAGATTAGCCGATCTGAACGGTATAAACACCCTTTTTCGATTATCTTAATGGATATAGATTATTTTAAGGACGTAAATGATCAGTTTGGCCACCAAGCTGGAGATGAGGTGCTTGTAACCATCTCTACAATCATCCAGCAGCGCATTCGGGAATGTGATATTTTTGCCCGCTGGGGAGGCGAGAAATTTATTTTACTAACGCCTAATACTAACGAACAAGGTGCAGCAAAGCTAGCTGAATCTATTCGGCTATTAGTGGAAAATTTTTCGTTTAATCGTATTGGACCCTTAACCTGCAGTTTCGGGGTTGCTGAGTTCGTAATAGGAAAACCGAAAAGAGAGCTTATCCTAGAAGCAGATCAAGCACTTTACAAATCAAAGAACAGAGGGAGAAACTGTGTATCCATTTACAATTATGATAGTTAA